One segment of Rhipicephalus sanguineus isolate Rsan-2018 chromosome 6, BIME_Rsan_1.4, whole genome shotgun sequence DNA contains the following:
- the LOC119396464 gene encoding multiple coagulation factor deficiency protein 2 homolog, protein MIELGNAGVMSQDELSFYYFRMHDFDNNNLLDGQEMMAAMYHTSHHDEGEHAEGKMEIIPEADIASYVDSALLADKNLDGYISYPELRASDFATQHA, encoded by the exons ATGATTGAGCTTGGAAACGCCGGTGTAATGTCACAGGACGAGTTGTCATTCTACTATTTCAG GATGCATGACTTCGACAACAACAACCTTCTGGACGGTCAGGAGATGATGGCGGCCATGTACCACACTAGCCACCATGACGAAGGCGAACACGCGGAAGGCAAGATGGAAATAATACCGGAGGCAGACATCGCCA GCTACGTGGACTCTGCCCTTTTAGCTGACAAAAATCTCGACGGCTACATTTCGTATCCGGAACTAAGGGCAAGCGACTTTGCCacgcagcatgcttaa
- the LOC119396461 gene encoding multiple coagulation factor deficiency protein 2 homolog, which yields MRSTLACVAAGRRTPVLAALCLLAVSCAFPVAAALDGGDKAAQIRHKFGRRDIIHDIEHLKEDLKTITDLQIEGKLTEDETMFYFMRMHDFDDNNKLDGWELLTAMKHMVAHNVKKTEEDPTINETIEAVDTLMHFDKNNDGFLEYAELRTSSDDEP from the exons ATGCGGTCGACGCTCGCTTGTGTGGCTGCCGGCCGGAGGACACCGGTGCTGGCCGCGTTGTGCCTACTTGCTGTGAGCTGTGCATTCCCGGTGGCGGCCGCTCTAGACGGAGGCGACAAAGCGGCGCAAATTCGTCACAAATTCGGAAGGAGGGACATAATCCACGATATCGA GCACCTCAAAGAAGATCTCAAGACAATCACAGATCTGCAAATCGAGGGCAAGCTGACGGAAGACGAGACGATGTTTTATTTCATGCG CATGCACGATTTCGATGACAACAACAAGCTTGACGGCTGGGAGCTGCTGACCGCGATGAAACACATGGTGGCACACAACGTTAAAAAGACCGAAGAGGATCCCACCATCAACGAGACAATAG AGGCCGTGGACACGCTGATGCACTTTGACAAGAACAACGACGGATTCCTGGAGTACGCGGAGCTTCGGACTTCGTCCGACGACGAGCCATAG